The following nucleotide sequence is from Diospyros lotus cultivar Yz01 chromosome 3, ASM1463336v1, whole genome shotgun sequence.
CGtatatcgagaccatatcattttccttagacaatttcactctgaggcattccctacaattgatttgatacttgaaattgctataaaatcaatttttcagtattctaaacttattaaaattacgtggcaaccttatacaAACATGGCTTATTACATGTGTCATTGAAGGCTGCTGCACCAACTTCAGTCATCTTCCGGTGACTGTTCGTTATCGACCTGCTTCATCTTTTGCAGCAACGAGATATGTGACATGTTTTCATTGACCTGGTCAATGTGGGGCCGATGTTAGACCACATATGTAACTCACACGCAATTCTTTGTTGCACTCAACTATGTAATTGTTACAAAATTGGTAATTAAGGGGCacaatgaatttaaaattgaaagttaAAAAGGGGTTAATAGAGCACTCCTTCAATTAGGGGACAAAATGGTTTAAAGAAGGAAAGTTGAGGGGGCTTCTTATGTGTTTACTGTTTAGCCTTAAAaagcaaaaataattttcaaatttctaaGGCTCAAATCATTTCGTGCAACGGATAGATAAGAAGGTTCTGATGGGTCAAACCGTCAAGGTGGAAACTTCAAACAGCCACCGCCGCTTTTAATTTTCCACACGCCCTGCATTTCTGGAATTAACGCGTTCGAATTTGTTcgattttatatgtatatatatatggccttGCCTTGAGCTCACCATCCATCACTTCACAGCCTCACCAATTCGAGCAAACAGATAATCGACTCTTACCTATCTATCTATATTGTCTCGTTAGATCGAACCCACCCCAGAAATTACATAATCAATGGCAGAGAAGCCTCAGGTTCATCCAGAGCTTCCCCAGTCCGATCATCCCATGGCCAAGCATGACGCAGAGGCTGTCGTGGCTCTGCCCGACGACGAGCTCCGCCGCCAGAAGCGGATGAAGTGGCTGCTCTATATAGTAGCCTTCGTCATCTTCCAAACCGGCGTCATAGTTCTCTTCTCCATGACGGTGATGAAGTTCAGAACGCCGAAGTTTCGGGTCCGAGAGGCCACTTTCGGCGCTTTCGAGGTTCAAACATCCAACGCTTCGTTTAATCTGAGAATGAACGCTCAGCTTGGGGTGAAGAACAACAATTTTGGTCCCTACAAGTTCGACAACACCACCATCTTCTTCTACTACAACGGTACCCAAGTCGGCAGAGGCGCCGTCAGCAAGTCCAAGGCCAATTTCCGATCTACCAAGAAGCTGGACGTTGCGGTGGACTTGGTTGCGCCGGCGAGTCTGGCAGGCAATTCAGAATTGGAGAGGGAGTTAAGTTCTGGGATTCTACCATTAACGAGCGCGTCTAAGCTGGATGGGAAGGTGACCATAATGTTCatgttgaaaaagaagaaatctgCAGAAATGAATTGCAACATGGAAGTCAACACCATCACCAAGCAGCTACAGAATGTGAAATGCAGATAATTTTAGGTGTTTTAGACTTTACTTGTAAGTAGCGTAGAAATGAATGATGtagaataaatttattcatgCATGTCATGCTTATa
It contains:
- the LOC127796982 gene encoding uncharacterized protein LOC127796982; this translates as MAEKPQVHPELPQSDHPMAKHDAEAVVALPDDELRRQKRMKWLLYIVAFVIFQTGVIVLFSMTVMKFRTPKFRVREATFGAFEVQTSNASFNLRMNAQLGVKNNNFGPYKFDNTTIFFYYNGTQVGRGAVSKSKANFRSTKKLDVAVDLVAPASLAGNSELERELSSGILPLTSASKLDGKVTIMFMLKKKKSAEMNCNMEVNTITKQLQNVKCR